The genome window ACAACAACCACTTGCGCCGCCTGTATCACCGCCTCGATTCCATTCGTGAAGAAGAAAGCAAGCGCATAGCGCGCGAAGTCCATGACGAACTGGGGCAGGTGTTGACGGCGATCAAGCTGGACATGTCACGGCTGCAAGCCAAAGTGCCACCGGAGCGGGAAGACATCTCGGAGGATGTCACGTTGATTTCCGATTTGATCCAGAACACCATTCAAACCGTTAAACGGATTTCACTGGATCTCCGACCCCCTGTGTTGGATCACATGAGTCTGACGGAAGCGATCGAATGGCAGGGAAAATTATTTCAGAGCCGCACCGGAATTCAGTTCGATTTGTCCACCGAACCGGATATGATCAATCTGGATACGCAACGGTCCAGTACCATTTACCGTATTTTCCAGGAATGCCTGACCAATGTGATCCGCCATTCCGAAGCCAGTAAAGTAAACGTGGACATCATGGACGCACAGGGACTGTTGACGATGAATGTTTCCGACAACGGCAAGGGGCTGGTACCGGAACAGATCAATGAAAACTTTTCATTGGGTTTGCTGGGTATGAAAGAACGGGCGCAGATCTGGGGCGGTCAGGTGCATTTCAACGGCAGACAGAACGAAGGCACAACCATTACCATTGAACTCAAGCATTGAGACAGGCCATGGACTCCTCAACAAAGAATATAAAAATACTGGTGGCGGACGACCATCCTATTTTCCGCCAGGGCATTCATCGTGCCTTTTCCGCAATCAAGGATATGGAAGTTGTGGAAGAAGCGATCAATGGCGCCGAGATGCTGCAAAAAGTGCGCGCCCGCAAGGTGGATCTCGTATTGCTGGACATCACCATGGAGGGGGAGTGGAGCCTTGAATACATGAAGCAGTTGAAGGAAGAGTTTCCCGATCTGCCCGTGGTGGTGGTCAGCGTGTACCCGGAAGAACATTTTGCCATGCGTTATCTCAAGGCCGGCGCTTCCGGTTATGTCACGAAGGAAAGCCCGCTGGATATCCTCATCAATGCCATTCGTAAGGTGGCTGGAGGCGGCAAGTTCCTGAGCCCGGAATATATGGAGAAGTTGACCTTCAACTTTAATGGCTTCGACAAGCAGCCTCACGAATATCTGACGGACCGCGAGTTCGAAGTGTTTTGTCTGCTTTCCGGCGGCAAATCCCTGACCGAGATCGCGCAAAAGCTGTGCCTCAGTGTTAAAACCGTAAGTACGCACCGGACGCATATTTTGCAGAAAATGAATATGAAGACAAATTCTGAACTCACACAGTACGCATTGCTGAATAGACTCCTTTAGAATTTCCTCGATGGACCCCTCAAACATTCCTGTAGCCGCAATACAGTCCAGGCTCCAAGTCGTTATTTTATTTGCGTGTGAAAATGATCCTACGCGCTGATTTGACCGATTTCCTACAAACAGATAGGACCAGATCCCCCGCCATAAACAGCCAAACCTTATCAATCAATAAGGCCCCGCTGATTACCTTGTTTGCGCAAAACCCATAGAATCCCACCAGCTAGAAATAGTTTTGGTTTTTAGAGTAGGCATTTCTTTTGTGCACAAAAGAAATGGTGGAATTTTGTGGCGCGCAGGCTCTTCGCGGTTTTTAGGTGGCGCCATGGTTGTGCAGGTAGAGAGATTTTTAAGCATCCCAATAGTTGGTGAAGGAAAGAAAATTGTGAATCCCCTTTAGCGTATTTTTTAGGGGGACCTTTTTATCTTTAAAGTAGGGAGGTTTGAGTTTATGCGTTTGAATCGAAGAAAATTCTTGCAGGTGAGTGCTGGTGTGGCTTCGGCCATGGCGCTTTCGAGCAAGAGGGTAGGCGCTCAGTTGAAACCCGTCGTCAAGGTGGGCAATCCTCTGGAGTCTTATCCGGATCGGCGTTGGGAAGAAGTTTATCGCGATCAATATAAGTACGAACGTTCGTTTACGTACTGCTGTTCCCCGAACGACACCCATCAGTGTCGTGTTCGTGGCTTCGTGCGTAACGGCATCTTGATGCGGATCGAGCAGAACTACGATCATCACAAGATTCGCGATCTGTACGGCAACCAGGCCGACGCTGCGTGGAACCCGCGCATGTGTCTGCGCGGCATGACGTTTCCGCGTCGTGTTTACGGACCGTACCGCAACAAGTATCCGATGCTCCGCGTTGGCTGGAAACAGTGGGCCGATGACGGCTTTCCGTATCTGGACAAGGAGAATCGGGAAAAATATAAGTTTACCAGCCGGGGCACGGACGAATTCGTTCGCTTGACCTGGGATCAGACCTTCACCTATCTGGCCAAAGGTCACGTCGCTATTGGTAAAGCTTATAGCGGTTCTCGCGGTGCTCAGCGCCTGAAGAACGAAGGTTACCAGCCCGAAATGATCGAAGCCATGGGTGGATCCGGTTCGCGTACCATGAAGTATCGTGGTGGTATGGGTCTGCTGGGCGTCATCGGTAAATACGGCATCTACCGTATTTCGAACATGATGGGTCTTTTGGACTCGATCGTTCGCGGTCGCGGTCCGGGTCAGGTACTGGGTGGACGCGCATGGTCCAACTACACCTGGCATGGTGACCAGGCTCCGGGACATTCCTGGACGCATGGCATGCAGACTTCCGACATCGACTTCGCCGACCACCGGTATGCGAAGCTGACCATTCAGTGGGGTAAGAACCTCATCGAAAACAAAATGCCGGAAGCTCACTGGTACACGGAAATCATGGAACGTGGCGGTACGCTGGTCACGGTTTCTCCGGAATACAACCCGCCCGCAACCAAGGCGGACTACTGGATTCCCACCCGCGCAGGTCTGGCGGATATTTCCATTTTTCTGGGTGTCGCAAAGATCATCATGGACGAGGGTCTCGTTGACGTGGATTACGTCAAGGAGTACACCGACATGCCCCTGCTGGTCCGCACGGACAACCTGATCCGGTTGCATCCCGATGAGTACATCCCCGGTTACAAAAATCAGCCGCTGCCTAAGGATGGTTTTACGACCAAGTGGATGAAGAACTACGATCGCGATAAGATGCCGGACTTCGTAGTCTGGGACACCAACACCGACAAACCGGTCGCCATCACGCGTGAAGACATTGGCGCGAAGATGAAGAAGAAGAACATCGACCCGGCTTTGGATGGTGTTTATGACATCAAGCTGAT of Nitrospina watsonii contains these proteins:
- a CDS encoding response regulator — its product is MDSSTKNIKILVADDHPIFRQGIHRAFSAIKDMEVVEEAINGAEMLQKVRARKVDLVLLDITMEGEWSLEYMKQLKEEFPDLPVVVVSVYPEEHFAMRYLKAGASGYVTKESPLDILINAIRKVAGGGKFLSPEYMEKLTFNFNGFDKQPHEYLTDREFEVFCLLSGGKSLTEIAQKLCLSVKTVSTHRTHILQKMNMKTNSELTQYALLNRLL